The sequence ACCATGGAAGGTGTGCGGCAGAATATATGTTGGGCTGCCTGTACGTGTGCGCTCTAAATGTTCAATAAATGGAATATCAATTTTGTAAATGGTGTAGCCAATGCCGCGAGACTCAAAGTAGCGTGCCATTAGACCGAGTGATCCGTTGTTTGGGCCAATGAACACATTGTGCTCATCTGTTACAAGAATGGTTCTGTCTTTCCCGAATCCAACGCCCGGGTCAGTCACGTGAATGAAAATGTTAGGGCGCGTGTTGCTGCCTAGAGCGCGGTAACATGTGTAGTTTGCATAAGCTGCAAAATCAATATTACCAAATGGCACGTTGTGAATAGATGTTGGAACAAATGGGCGCTCTCTGTAGATGTAGTCTTCAATCCAATCTGCAGGTTTAAGACGTCTATCAATGTTGGTGAGTTTGCCTTTAGCTAGCTCTTGTGTTGTATAGAGAAAAACGTTTTGAAAGCGCAGTTCGATTTGAGCGTTTGCCACACCACAGTTAAAGTCTGTGATCAGCATCATATTCTTATAGAAAGGTACCTTTGCTTCTTTAAGAGCTGGCATATTCTTTTATAACCCCTTGTTTCATCCCTTTAAAATATAGGGGTGTCATAAAGGTTATGCAAGGGGCAGGTGGATAGTAAAGCATGTTCCGTAGTTATGCTCGGTACGTAATGTGATATTTCCGCCCATTTCTTCAAGAATACGCTTAGTTGTTGGTAGACCGAGACCTGTACCACCTGACTTAGTTGTGTAAAATGGTTCAAACAGGCGCTCTACAATATCGCCCGGAATTGGATCACCTTCGTTATGGACATCAATACAGAAGTCTTTATCTGTTTGGTGTAGCGTAATTGTAATCATGCTTTCTGGTGGTGCTGCATCAAAGGCATTTTTGGTAATGTTTAGGATGGCTTGCATGGTTTTATTGCGATCGATAGCAACTCTTTGGTGGCTCTCTTTACCAATAATATTCACAAATACATCTTTGTTTGAACCGAAAGATTCAATGGATGGTATGGCTTGATCTATAATTTCTTGTGCTTCAACGTGTTCAATCGTGTTTGGGCGGTTCGCTGTGAAGGAAAGAATCCCTGTGAGCATGTTTTCTAGGCGAAGGATTTCCTTTTTAACAAGCCGAGCGCGCTTTTGATCGTTTGGTAAAGAGGCCAGTTTTTCAAGTTTTTCTACACCAATTTTAATGGAGGCAAGAGGGTTTCTGAGTTCGTGTGCAATGCTGGAGGCAAACTCACCTACAGCAGCAAGTCTTTCATGTTGAACCAGCTGTTTTTGTGCGGCTTGTAAATCAGTTGTACGTTCGTCTACAAGCTCTTCAAGATAATCTGCATGCTTGGCGAGTTTTTCATCACGCCTATTAATGAAAGAGAACAGCGTGTTAATCTGATCTGAAAGAGATTGCATTTCTGATGAGCCAGAGGCTGGGATTTTGGTCTTAAAGTCATCTTTTTGAATGGCTTCAGCAAGTGTTCTTGTAAGCCTCTGAACGGGCTGAATGAAAGCTTTTAAACAA comes from Pseudomonadota bacterium and encodes:
- a CDS encoding ATP-binding protein, encoding MGLFYSVSVATFYKQAEHQYQLDTNKTLSSALQYGRSLLSARWKTEERPTGSAYKDKKEYINRALSNELSLLSLSPTSGLMLIDTKAKRVLATYPEKSRTLKYANIQEHLLHKNSSIEPFKLIGEQGGYALITYYAPLDIHFIAYERLSFESSPLYEGVKNWGYMTLPSVIFFIGIVLVLICLKAFIQPVQRLTRTLAEAIQKDDFKTKIPASGSSEMQSLSDQINTLFSFINRRDEKLAKHADYLEELVDERTTDLQAAQKQLVQHERLAAVGEFASSIAHELRNPLASIKIGVEKLEKLASLPNDQKRARLVKKEILRLENMLTGILSFTANRPNTIEHVEAQEIIDQAIPSIESFGSNKDVFVNIIGKESHQRVAIDRNKTMQAILNITKNAFDAAPPESMITITLHQTDKDFCIDVHNEGDPIPGDIVERLFEPFYTTKSGGTGLGLPTTKRILEEMGGNITLRTEHNYGTCFTIHLPLA
- a CDS encoding SAM-dependent chlorinase/fluorinase is translated as MPALKEAKVPFYKNMMLITDFNCGVANAQIELRFQNVFLYTTQELAKGKLTNIDRRLKPADWIEDYIYRERPFVPTSIHNVPFGNIDFAAYANYTCYRALGSNTRPNIFIHVTDPGVGFGKDRTILVTDEHNVFIGPNNGSLGLMARYFESRGIGYTIYKIDIPFIEHLERTRTGSPTYILPHTFHGRDLFAVVAGLIAGGVHPESLALDEPDTILEPAYAQNISRLPSKVGQVARFQVFRDNTAGNIKTSFSIDQKSFDRIVAEGARYRISKPNTAKFQIPFLKRQMTFPAKNVFADMKAGEPLLYLGSTFAVNWDERFVELAINMGNAGQSLDVSPLHGAEMLIERIQ